The Methylomicrobium agile genome has a segment encoding these proteins:
- the sufC gene encoding Fe-S cluster assembly ATPase SufC: MLSIENLHVSVGDKPILKGINLEINAGEIHAIMGPNGSGKSTLSHVLSGKAGYTVTEGSVTYRGMDLIEMAPEIRAREGVFLAFQYPVEIPGVSNIYLLKAALNAVRKHRGLPEVDAMDFLTLVKNKVKLLEMDEKFLYRAVNEGFSGGEKKRNEILQMAIMEPKLCILDETDSGLDIDALKIVADGVNSLRSPERAFVMVTHYQRLLDYIKPDVVHVLAHGRIVKSGGPELALELEEKGYGWLEAA; this comes from the coding sequence ATGCTCAGCATAGAAAATCTCCACGTCAGCGTGGGCGACAAGCCGATTCTGAAAGGCATCAATTTAGAGATCAATGCGGGAGAAATCCATGCGATCATGGGACCGAACGGTTCCGGCAAAAGCACGCTGTCGCATGTGCTGTCGGGCAAGGCCGGTTATACCGTAACCGAAGGTTCGGTGACCTATCGCGGCATGGACCTGATCGAGATGGCGCCGGAAATCCGCGCGCGCGAAGGGGTGTTTCTGGCGTTTCAATACCCGGTCGAAATTCCGGGCGTCAGCAACATTTATTTGCTGAAGGCCGCGCTGAACGCGGTTCGGAAGCACCGCGGCCTGCCTGAAGTCGATGCGATGGATTTTCTGACCCTGGTCAAGAACAAGGTCAAGCTGTTGGAAATGGACGAGAAGTTTTTGTACCGCGCGGTCAACGAAGGCTTTTCCGGCGGCGAGAAGAAACGTAACGAAATCCTGCAGATGGCGATCATGGAGCCGAAGCTGTGCATTCTCGACGAAACCGATTCCGGCCTCGACATCGATGCGTTGAAGATCGTCGCCGACGGCGTGAATTCGCTGCGTTCGCCGGAGCGCGCGTTCGTGATGGTGACCCATTATCAGCGCCTGCTCGACTACATCAAGCCGGACGTGGTGCATGTGTTGGCGCACGGCCGGATCGTGAAGTCCGGCGGCCCCGAACTGGCGCTGGAGTTGGAAGAAAAAGGCTACGGCTGGCTCGAGGCGGCGTGA
- the sufD gene encoding Fe-S cluster assembly protein SufD, protein MSAVTASRYPVEYERIAPQLPGGNLPWLKQRRHDALALFAAGGFPSLREEEWRYTNVSAIEKKLFSPLLSAPASAVDQAWIDSYRLQDAWSIVLLNGRFSAELSSLASLPNDVLVLSMADALRQYSERVEEHFGKAVADSEHGFVAFNTAWFSDGLFVHIPAKQVLAKPLQLLHVVTESDALATTRNLIVVDPMAQAEVVETYIGADCAYLAASVNEVFVGANAELALYKLQAESAKAYHFGGTYVAQARDARFAHHHYAFGGLLARSDIHADLDLASECILNGLYVGDKRQHIDNHTRINHLKPHATSRELYKGVLDDRARGVFQGRVIVAEDAQKTDSEMNNRNLLLSNDAEADTKPQLEIYADDVKCGHGVTVGQLDEKSVFYLQSRGVDEETARNMLTFAFANEMVDKIKIRELHDLVLGELLRRFPQQGVEKAWL, encoded by the coding sequence ATGAGTGCAGTGACTGCAAGCCGTTATCCGGTGGAATACGAAAGGATCGCGCCTCAATTGCCCGGCGGAAATTTACCCTGGCTGAAGCAGCGGCGCCATGATGCGCTCGCGTTGTTTGCGGCCGGCGGATTTCCATCGCTGCGCGAGGAAGAATGGCGTTACACGAACGTATCGGCAATCGAGAAGAAACTGTTTTCTCCGCTTTTGTCTGCCCCGGCAAGCGCGGTCGATCAGGCATGGATCGACAGTTATCGGTTACAGGACGCCTGGTCGATCGTGCTGTTGAACGGCCGTTTTTCGGCCGAGCTTTCGAGCCTCGCCAGCCTGCCCAATGATGTCTTGGTCCTGAGTATGGCCGATGCTTTAAGGCAATATTCCGAGCGGGTCGAGGAGCATTTCGGCAAGGCGGTTGCGGACAGCGAGCACGGCTTTGTCGCATTCAACACGGCCTGGTTCAGCGACGGCCTGTTCGTGCATATCCCGGCCAAGCAAGTGCTGGCGAAGCCGCTGCAACTGCTGCATGTGGTGACCGAATCCGATGCGTTGGCGACCACCCGCAACCTGATTGTTGTCGATCCGATGGCGCAGGCCGAAGTCGTCGAGACCTATATCGGCGCGGATTGCGCTTACCTCGCAGCGTCCGTCAACGAAGTGTTTGTCGGCGCGAACGCGGAGCTGGCGCTTTATAAGCTGCAGGCCGAGTCGGCCAAGGCCTATCATTTCGGCGGCACTTACGTGGCCCAGGCGCGGGATGCGCGTTTTGCGCACCATCATTACGCGTTCGGCGGGCTCCTGGCAAGGAGCGACATTCATGCCGATCTGGATCTGGCATCGGAGTGTATTTTGAACGGCCTGTATGTCGGCGACAAGCGCCAGCATATCGACAATCACACCCGGATCAACCATTTGAAGCCTCATGCGACCAGCCGCGAATTATACAAAGGCGTTCTCGATGACAGAGCGCGGGGCGTGTTTCAGGGCCGGGTGATTGTCGCGGAGGATGCGCAAAAAACCGATTCGGAAATGAACAACCGCAACCTGTTGCTCTCGAACGACGCGGAAGCGGATACCAAGCCGCAACTGGAAATCTATGCCGACGACGTGAAATGCGGACACGGCGTAACGGTCGGCCAGTTGGACGAAAAGTCGGTGTTTTATTTACAGTCCCGCGGCGTCGACGAAGAAACCGCGCGCAACATGCTGACTTTTGCGTTTGCGAATGAAATGGTCGACAAGATCAAGATCAGGGAACTGCACGATCTGGTGCTGGGCGAACTCTTGCGGCGGTTTCCGCAGCAAGGCGTCGAAAAGGCGTGGCTGTAG
- a CDS encoding Uma2 family endonuclease, with protein sequence MASTRRGGYFPPDSRLELIEGEILEMAPIGFNHAGHVMRLNHFFSKLLGDRALVNIQNPLQLGDLSEPEPDFMLLRPNPDFYSSRHPKADDVLLLIEVADSSLAFDQNQKQRLYALHRIPEYWLLNLNDNCLEVYRRPHGELYEEKTTLRIGDSIGLSQLPGIVIQLSDIL encoded by the coding sequence ATGGCGTCGACTCGGCGAGGCGGCTATTTTCCCCCGGACAGCCGTCTCGAACTGATCGAAGGAGAAATATTGGAAATGGCGCCTATCGGCTTTAATCACGCGGGCCATGTGATGCGGCTCAATCATTTTTTCTCGAAATTACTGGGCGATCGAGCCCTCGTCAATATTCAAAATCCCCTCCAGCTCGGCGACCTCTCCGAACCGGAACCGGACTTCATGCTGCTGAGACCGAATCCGGATTTTTACTCCTCGCGACATCCAAAGGCGGACGATGTCTTGCTGCTAATCGAAGTCGCCGACAGTTCGCTGGCTTTCGATCAGAACCAGAAACAGCGGTTATACGCGCTGCATCGAATTCCCGAGTACTGGCTGCTGAATCTGAACGACAACTGCCTGGAAGTTTACCGGCGCCCGCACGGCGAGTTATATGAGGAAAAAACCACCTTGCGCATTGGCGATTCGATCGGTTTGTCGCAGCTTCCCGGCATTGTTATCCAACTCTCGGATATTTTATAG
- a CDS encoding cysteine desulfurase: MTHFPVEKIRADFPILAQKIRGKDLVYLDNAASCQKPNAVIDAISDLYRNDYANIHRGVHTLSVRSTDKFESARGKIRDFINAASEKEIIFVRGATEAINLVAQSYGRTHIRAGDEILITAMEHHSNIVPWQLLCEQTGAVLKVAPINRKGELIYEAFEALLTDKTRLVAVAHMSNALGTINPVEKIIAAAHARSVPVLLDGAQAAPHMKIDVQALDCDFYAFSGHKLYGPSGIGVLYGKRALLEAMPPYQGGGDMIRKVTFEKSDYNKLPYKFEAGTPSIADVVGLGAAIDYLNAVGMDQVAAYEAELLAYATEQARNIDGLTIVGEAARKGAILSFVLENVHPHDIGTMLDSLGIAIRAGHHCAMPVMDFFEVPATARASFAMYNTRAEIDALMQGIESLIKVFG; this comes from the coding sequence ATGACACATTTTCCCGTAGAAAAAATCCGTGCCGATTTTCCGATCCTGGCCCAAAAGATCCGCGGCAAAGACCTGGTTTACCTGGACAATGCCGCCAGTTGCCAGAAGCCGAACGCAGTGATCGACGCGATCAGCGATCTGTACCGGAACGATTATGCGAACATCCACCGCGGCGTGCACACGCTCAGCGTGCGTTCGACCGACAAGTTCGAAAGCGCGCGCGGCAAGATCAGGGACTTCATCAACGCGGCCAGCGAAAAGGAAATCATTTTCGTCAGGGGCGCGACCGAGGCGATCAATCTGGTCGCGCAAAGCTACGGACGGACCCATATCCGGGCCGGCGACGAAATCCTGATCACCGCGATGGAGCATCACTCGAATATCGTGCCCTGGCAGCTCTTATGCGAGCAGACCGGCGCAGTATTGAAAGTCGCGCCGATCAACCGCAAGGGCGAGCTGATCTATGAAGCGTTCGAAGCGTTATTAACCGACAAGACCCGCCTGGTAGCGGTCGCGCACATGTCCAATGCGCTGGGTACGATCAATCCGGTCGAAAAAATCATTGCGGCTGCGCATGCGCGCAGTGTGCCGGTACTGCTCGACGGCGCCCAGGCGGCGCCGCATATGAAAATCGATGTGCAGGCGCTCGATTGCGATTTTTATGCGTTTTCGGGGCATAAGCTGTACGGTCCCTCCGGCATCGGCGTGCTTTACGGCAAGCGGGCGCTGCTCGAAGCGATGCCGCCGTATCAGGGCGGCGGCGACATGATCCGCAAGGTGACTTTCGAAAAATCGGACTATAATAAACTCCCCTACAAGTTCGAAGCCGGCACGCCGAGCATCGCGGACGTGGTCGGGCTGGGCGCCGCGATCGATTATCTGAATGCGGTCGGGATGGACCAAGTGGCCGCTTACGAGGCCGAATTGCTCGCCTATGCGACCGAACAGGCCCGGAACATCGACGGTCTCACCATCGTCGGCGAAGCGGCCCGGAAAGGCGCGATCCTGTCGTTCGTACTGGAAAACGTGCATCCGCACGATATCGGCACGATGCTGGACAGTCTCGGGATCGCGATCCGGGCGGGCCACCACTGCGCGATGCCGGTGATGGATTTTTTCGAGGTGCCGGCGACCGCGCGCGCTTCCTTCGCGATGTATAACACTCGCGCGGAAATCGACGCGCTGATGCAAGGGATAGAATCGTTAATCAAGGTATTTGGCTGA
- the sufU gene encoding Fe-S cluster assembly sulfur transfer protein SufU, producing the protein MFDELRDLYQEVIFDHNRNPRNFRVMEDANRQVEGFNPLCGDHLTLYLKMDGDVIKDVSFQGSGCAISTASVSLMTEIVKGMTEQQAEALFKKFHEMTTGKDENLQLEALGKLAVLAGVREYPARVKCATLAWHTLDAALKNQHTPVSTE; encoded by the coding sequence ATGTTTGATGAATTACGCGACCTCTACCAGGAGGTCATTTTCGATCACAACCGCAACCCGCGCAATTTTCGGGTGATGGAAGACGCGAACCGGCAGGTGGAAGGCTTCAATCCCTTGTGCGGCGACCACCTGACGCTGTACCTGAAAATGGACGGCGACGTGATCAAGGACGTCAGCTTTCAGGGATCGGGCTGCGCGATCTCGACCGCCTCGGTATCGCTGATGACCGAAATCGTCAAGGGCATGACCGAACAGCAAGCCGAAGCCCTGTTCAAAAAATTCCACGAAATGACGACTGGCAAGGATGAGAACCTGCAGCTCGAAGCGCTCGGCAAGCTGGCCGTGCTAGCCGGCGTCAGGGAATATCCGGCGCGCGTGAAGTGCGCGACCCTGGCCTGGCATACGCTCGATGCGGCGCTGAAGAATCAGCATACGCCGGTTTCGACGGAGTGA